The window GTCAGGTTGAACGGCGCGGTCGCACGCATGACGTGGGTCCACGGCACCGTTACGCCGTTGACGACGACTTCCTGGGCGCCGTGTAGCGTCGCGGTCATCGGATTCACCGGGGTGAGCAGCACGTCGTATTTCTGGAAGTAGCCGGCAAACGCCGATCGAAGCGCCTCGGCCTTGGCCTCTGCCGCCTGATAGCCGGCGAAGCTGGGGTCCGACCCCGCCACGATACCTTTGCCGATCGCATGCAGATCCGCCTCGCGGCCGGTAGCGAGCGTCTTGATGGACGGAACGATCTCGCCGAACACGACGGTCATCAGCGCGGCGAGCGGGTCGCCGAGGAAAGGCAGGCGGACTTCCTCGACGATGCAGCCGAGGTCTGCGAGCTGCTTCGCCGCTGCAGCGACCGCCGCCGTGATCTCGGGATCGACGGGCCCGAAGGCTTCGTCCGAAACCCAGCCGACCCGGATCGGCTGGCCGGGGATCTTCCCATCGCCGGACTCTGCATCGCGGGCATGGACCGCGTAGCCATCGACCCCGTCGGGCCCCTTCAGGATCGAATAGCCGAGCGCGACGTCGCCGACCGTGCGGGCCATCGCGCCGACATGCCACCAGCGCGAGATCACGCTCGGGTAGTGGCCGGTATAGGGGACGCGGCCGTGGGTGGCCTTCAGCGCGGCGATGCCGGTGAAGGCGGCGGGACCGCGCACCGAGATCGCCACATCGCTACCGATGCCGATCGGCGACAGGCCGGCAGCGATCGCCGCCGATTCACCGCCGGACGAGCCGCCGGGCGTGCGGTCCAGATTCCAGGGATTGTTAGTGCGCCCGGTGACGAGGTTGTCAGTTTCGGTCCAGGCGGAGAATTCGGGCAGGTTGGTCTTCATCAGCGGGATGCCGCCGGCCGCCTTGAACCGCGCCACCGCGGTGGCGTCCTTGTCGGGGATATTGCCCGCGAACAGCTTGGAGCCCCGCTGGGTCGGCACGCCCGCGGTATCGAGCGCATCCTTGATCGAAAACGGCACGCCGTGCAGCGGGCCGAGCGGGGCGCCAGCGGCGACGGCCTTGTCGGCGGCGTCAGCGGCCTTCAGCGCGGCGTCGCCCATCAGGGTGACCACGGCGTTGATCTTGGGGTTCACGGCCGCCGTGCGGTCGAGATGTGCCTGCACCACCTCGCGCGAGGATAGTTGTCGCGTCCGGATCAGGGCCGCCAACGCCGTGGCGTCCATGTAGTGGATGGGCTCTGCCGAGTTCTTCATTGTCGTGGTCATGATCGTTCTCCAGTAAATCTACCTGACGACAGGTAGATTGATGATAGCCAGTTAGGCCTTCCCTTTTGGGTAGTCAAGCCCTACCTGTCGAAAGGTAGGCAAAAGGACGTTGGCAATGACGACAGATACGAAGCAGCGAATTCTGGCTGCGGCCCGACTGACGGTGCAGGACCGCGGTTACGGGGGCTTGAGCTTTCGCGAACTGGCCAAGGAAGTCGGTATCAAGAGCGCCAGCATCCACCATTACTTCCCCACCAAGGGAGAGCTCGGCGGCGTGCTGGCCGAGCGCTACACCGCGGATTTTTCCGCATATCTTGAAGGCCTTCTTGCCGAAGGCCTCGGTCGCGAGGCGTGCGTCCGGAAATATACCGAGGTGTTTCGCGACACCTTGCGCAACGAGAACCGGATGTGCCTGGGCGGAATCATGGCCGCGGAGCACAAGGAATTGCCGGACGAAGTGCGGGCCCAGGTGGTAAAATTCTCCGAGATGAACGTCGGGTGGCTCGCTAAGGCGCTCTCACTCGGCGATGGTCCAGCGGTCCATCCGGACACGACCCGGCGCCGGGCGCTGGCGATCTTCGCGGCGATCGAGGGCGCCCAGCTCGTGGCGCGCAGCCGCGATGACGTGACCGTCTATGAGGATATCGTCGAGACCTATCGGAGCGCGGGACTGCTTCCCTGAATTCGGTTTCCTGACGCCGCAGCCGTGGTGCGACAAACCGGCCCGGCGGTAGGGCCAGCGGTTTCTTGGAACCTTGCCGTCCAGCGTCCGTTGACCGATGCAACAATGGAGACGGCGGACCATGACCCCGACCCAGAAAAAGCATGCTTTCCGGAAAGACCTGCTGGTGGCAGGCGTGATGGTGCTGGCCGGTCTGGCAATCTCCGCCATCTCGCTGGCGCAACTCGTGCCCAGCCAAACCCGGATGGCGCAGACGACACAGCCGTTGCAGTCCACGCCGGGTGCCGAGAACAAGCCGCCGGCCCCCGCCGACCCGGTTACGACCGGTTCGCGGCCGACCGAAATTCCGCCGCAGCCGGCGCGGCCCGATGCCGACGCGCAGAAGGCCGGCGCGACACCGGTTCTGCCGCCGGCGCCTGCGGAGAAAACGGCCGATCCGATTCCGACGCGGAAGTAGGCGACCTTGCAATTTTGCCAACAGGCCGCGGCGTATATGCGCCGCGGCCTGTTTATGTTTGGCTCACCATGCCGATTTTACAGCCTCGATTGTCATCCGGCCTTCGCGCATATTGCGGTAGCGTAACCGCAAACACGGGGACTCTCATGAAAATCGACGACGTCCGGAAAAACGCCTATTCGATGCCGTTGACCAACCCGTCGTTTCCGCCGGGACCCTACCGCTTCTTCAACCGCGAATATTTCGTGCTGACCTATCGCACCGATCCGGAGGCGCTGGCCGCGGTGGTGCCGGAGCCGCTGCAGGTCACCGACCCGATCGTCAAATACGAGTTCATCCGGATGCCGGATTCCACGGGCTTCGGCGATTACACCGAGACCGGGCAGGTGATCCCGGTGCGCTTCAACGGCGAGGACGCCGTCTACATTCATTCGATGTATCTCGACGACGACGCGCCGATCGCCGGCGGCCGCGAGTTGTGGGGATTTCCCAAGAAGCGGGCGACGCCCAAGATCGAGGTGGAGAGCGACGTGCTGGTCGGCACGCTGCATTACGGTTCGGTGCTCTGCGCCTCGGGCACCATGGGCTACAAGCACCGCGTTGCCGATCATGACACTGTCATGCACGCGCTGAAAGTGCCGAACTACATTCTGAAGATCATCCCGCATGTCGACGGCACGCCGCGGATCTGCGAGCTGGTGCGCTACTTTCTCGAAGACATCACGCTGAAGGAAGCCTGGACCGGCCCCGCCGCGCTCGGCCTGTTTCCGCATGCGCTCGCCGACGTCGCCCGATTGCCGGTGCGCGAGGTGATCTCGGCGCTGCATTTCAAGGCGGATTTGACGCTGGGACTGGGCGAGGTGGCGTTCGATTATCTGGCGAAGTGATTGTCATTCCGGGGCGTGAGCAGCGTCAGCTGCGAGCGAACCCGGAATCTAGAGATAGCTGAGCAGATCGGGATTCCGGGTCTGCACTCCAGCCGGCTTTGCCGTCTGAAGTGCATCCCGGAATGACAGACCTCAGCTCAGCGAACCAGCACGTTCCGGAACTGCCAGGGATCGCTCGTGTCGATGTCTTCCGGGAACAGGCCGGGACGGTCGCTGAGCGGGGTCCAGTCGGTGTAGTAGCCTTTCACCGGGCCGAGATAGGGCGTCTGGATTTCTAGCAAGCGATGGAAATCCATCTCGTCGGCCTCGACGATGCCTTCAGTCGGGTGCTCCAGCGCCCAGACCATGCCGCCGAGCACGGCGGAGGTCAC is drawn from Nitrobacteraceae bacterium AZCC 2146 and contains these coding sequences:
- a CDS encoding aspartyl-tRNA(Asn)/glutamyl-tRNA(Gln) amidotransferase subunit A (product_source=KO:K02433; cath_funfam=3.90.1300.10; cog=COG0154; ko=KO:K02433; pfam=PF01425; superfamily=75304), which codes for MTTTMKNSAEPIHYMDATALAALIRTRQLSSREVVQAHLDRTAAVNPKINAVVTLMGDAALKAADAADKAVAAGAPLGPLHGVPFSIKDALDTAGVPTQRGSKLFAGNIPDKDATAVARFKAAGGIPLMKTNLPEFSAWTETDNLVTGRTNNPWNLDRTPGGSSGGESAAIAAGLSPIGIGSDVAISVRGPAAFTGIAALKATHGRVPYTGHYPSVISRWWHVGAMARTVGDVALGYSILKGPDGVDGYAVHARDAESGDGKIPGQPIRVGWVSDEAFGPVDPEITAAVAAAAKQLADLGCIVEEVRLPFLGDPLAALMTVVFGEIVPSIKTLATGREADLHAIGKGIVAGSDPSFAGYQAAEAKAEALRSAFAGYFQKYDVLLTPVNPMTATLHGAQEVVVNGVTVPWTHVMRATAPFNLTGLPALSVPYGFSSEKLPIGIQLVAKWLDEATILRLGALLERRGGLAARRPSL
- a CDS encoding TetR/AcrR family transcriptional repressor of nem operon (product_source=KO:K16137; cath_funfam=1.10.10.60; cog=COG1309; ko=KO:K16137; pfam=PF00440; superfamily=46689,48498), with translation MTTDTKQRILAAARLTVQDRGYGGLSFRELAKEVGIKSASIHHYFPTKGELGGVLAERYTADFSAYLEGLLAEGLGREACVRKYTEVFRDTLRNENRMCLGGIMAAEHKELPDEVRAQVVKFSEMNVGWLAKALSLGDGPAVHPDTTRRRALAIFAAIEGAQLVARSRDDVTVYEDIVETYRSAGLLP
- a CDS encoding putative iron-regulated membrane protein (product_source=COG3182; cog=COG3182; transmembrane_helix_parts=Outside_1_14,TMhelix_15_37,Inside_38_111) encodes the protein MTPTQKKHAFRKDLLVAGVMVLAGLAISAISLAQLVPSQTRMAQTTQPLQSTPGAENKPPAPADPVTTGSRPTEIPPQPARPDADAQKAGATPVLPPAPAEKTADPIPTRK
- a CDS encoding acetoacetate decarboxylase (product_source=KO:K01574; cath_funfam=2.40.400.10; cog=COG4689; ko=KO:K01574; pfam=PF06314; superfamily=160104), encoding MKIDDVRKNAYSMPLTNPSFPPGPYRFFNREYFVLTYRTDPEALAAVVPEPLQVTDPIVKYEFIRMPDSTGFGDYTETGQVIPVRFNGEDAVYIHSMYLDDDAPIAGGRELWGFPKKRATPKIEVESDVLVGTLHYGSVLCASGTMGYKHRVADHDTVMHALKVPNYILKIIPHVDGTPRICELVRYFLEDITLKEAWTGPAALGLFPHALADVARLPVREVISALHFKADLTLGLGEVAFDYLAK